A single genomic interval of Noviherbaspirillum saxi harbors:
- a CDS encoding acyl-CoA dehydrogenase family protein, with protein MDFQPDSGLEAFRQEVRQFLQTKVPADLKGLPRSTRSRCEEVMRWQKVLNAQSWGAPYWAKEHGGTGWSVPQILVFDEECGAAGTPSQDPFAQKLLGPVMNAFASPEQKAEHMPAIFNGQRLWCQGFSEPGSGSDLASLKTRAELVKSVDGDHYVVNGQKIWTSYAHESDWIFLLVRTNPEVKKQAGISFLLVDMKTPGITVRPIRSIDDAHHLNEVFFDDVRVPVKNLVGAEGQGWNITKFLLNNEHATTADLPVQKRYMQQLRQLATTQRMGGDRLIERPEFALKLARLDAELQALGMFVQRVAKMEQEHNPASHVLGSMLKIRGTELQQKISEAMVEALGDYGAVAYPDPHEDLDPAQPLLPLQEVARSMANNMFFHRASTIYGGTSEVQRSIIAKMLFHL; from the coding sequence ATGGATTTTCAACCCGATTCCGGACTTGAAGCTTTCCGCCAGGAAGTCCGGCAATTCCTGCAAACCAAGGTGCCGGCCGACCTGAAAGGGTTGCCGCGCAGCACGCGCTCGCGGTGCGAAGAAGTCATGCGTTGGCAAAAGGTTCTCAATGCGCAAAGCTGGGGTGCCCCATACTGGGCCAAGGAACATGGCGGTACAGGGTGGTCGGTGCCGCAGATCCTGGTGTTCGACGAGGAATGCGGCGCCGCTGGCACACCGTCGCAGGATCCCTTCGCGCAAAAACTGCTAGGTCCGGTAATGAATGCGTTCGCCTCCCCGGAGCAGAAGGCCGAGCACATGCCAGCCATCTTCAACGGCCAGCGCCTGTGGTGCCAGGGCTTCTCGGAGCCGGGTTCCGGGTCCGATCTGGCGTCGCTGAAAACCCGTGCGGAATTGGTCAAGAGCGTCGATGGCGATCACTACGTGGTCAACGGCCAGAAGATCTGGACCAGCTATGCGCACGAGTCTGACTGGATCTTCCTCTTGGTGCGCACCAATCCCGAGGTGAAGAAGCAGGCCGGCATCAGTTTCCTGCTGGTCGATATGAAAACGCCCGGCATTACCGTGCGCCCGATCCGCTCAATCGACGATGCGCATCACCTGAACGAAGTCTTCTTCGACGATGTACGCGTGCCGGTAAAAAACCTGGTTGGCGCCGAAGGACAGGGCTGGAACATCACCAAGTTCTTGCTCAATAACGAGCATGCGACGACCGCCGACCTGCCGGTGCAGAAGCGCTATATGCAGCAGTTGCGACAACTGGCGACGACGCAGCGCATGGGCGGCGACCGCTTGATCGAACGTCCGGAGTTTGCATTGAAGCTGGCGCGTCTGGATGCTGAACTGCAGGCGCTTGGCATGTTCGTGCAGCGCGTGGCCAAGATGGAACAGGAACACAATCCTGCATCGCATGTGCTGGGCTCGATGTTGAAGATTCGCGGGACCGAATTGCAGCAGAAGATCAGCGAGGCGATGGTCGAAGCGCTGGGCGACTATGGTGCCGTCGCGTATCCCGATCCGCATGAGGATCTTGATCCGGCACAGCCCTTGTTGCCCTTGCAGGAAGTCGCACGCAGTATGGCCAACAATATGTTCTTCCATCGTGCATCGACCATCTACGGCGGCACCAGCGAAGTGCAGCGCAGCATTATCGCCAAGATGCTGTTCCACCTTTAA
- a CDS encoding acyl-CoA dehydrogenase family protein — protein MDFTLNSEQQLLQDSVRRYVDKAYGFETRTALVNAKQGGSAGNWQTFAENGWLMADLPEEYGGLGGSLIDTAIIAQELGRGLVLEPYLGCAVLAAQTLVAGGTTAQKERLLPQLADGSLRIALAYSEPESRGMPEPVSLRAEKSGDGYVLQGRKSLVLGARDAQHFIVSAQVSGVKEIKLLLVDANSAGLKRQALPLHDGTWAEELTFDGVQVGADNVMEGGLAALRAGLAHGIVTLCADLVGAMEKTIELTAEYLKTRQQFGVAIGNFQALQHRMADMAAEMELARSMLHAALASVANDDAATRQKTLSAAKALVCRAAKFVCGQGIQLHGGIGMTEEYAVGHYYKHAIVADLLLGSSDRHDAVCAAALQDEMRS, from the coding sequence ATGGATTTCACTCTGAATTCGGAACAACAGCTATTGCAGGACAGCGTGCGCCGCTACGTCGACAAGGCGTACGGCTTCGAGACGCGCACTGCGCTGGTCAATGCAAAGCAGGGCGGTAGTGCCGGCAACTGGCAAACATTTGCCGAGAACGGCTGGCTGATGGCCGACTTGCCGGAAGAGTATGGCGGTCTGGGTGGTTCCTTGATCGACACCGCGATCATCGCGCAGGAATTGGGACGTGGCCTGGTGCTGGAACCCTATCTCGGTTGCGCCGTGCTCGCTGCACAAACCTTGGTAGCCGGTGGCACGACTGCACAGAAGGAACGCCTTTTGCCGCAGCTCGCCGACGGCTCGTTGCGCATTGCCCTTGCTTACAGCGAGCCGGAATCTCGCGGCATGCCGGAACCGGTGTCGCTGCGCGCGGAAAAGAGCGGCGACGGCTATGTGCTGCAGGGACGCAAGTCGCTGGTGCTCGGCGCCAGGGATGCGCAGCATTTCATCGTCTCCGCGCAGGTCTCGGGAGTGAAAGAGATCAAGCTGCTGCTGGTCGATGCCAACAGTGCGGGCCTGAAGCGCCAGGCATTGCCGCTGCATGACGGCACCTGGGCCGAAGAGCTTACGTTCGACGGCGTGCAAGTCGGCGCAGATAATGTGATGGAAGGCGGCCTTGCCGCGCTGCGTGCCGGTCTCGCTCACGGCATCGTCACGCTGTGTGCAGACTTGGTCGGTGCGATGGAAAAGACCATCGAGCTCACTGCCGAATACCTGAAGACACGCCAACAGTTCGGCGTAGCCATCGGCAACTTCCAGGCGCTGCAGCACCGCATGGCCGACATGGCGGCGGAGATGGAGTTGGCGCGCTCGATGTTGCATGCAGCGCTGGCATCGGTTGCGAACGATGATGCGGCAACCAGGCAAAAAACACTGTCGGCGGCAAAGGCGCTGGTGTGTCGCGCAGCGAAATTCGTGTGCGGCCAGGGTATCCAGTTGCATGGCGGTATCGGTATGACTGAAGAGTACGCGGTCGGTCATTACTACAAGCATGCGATTGTCGCTGACCTGCTATTGGGCAGCAGTGACCGGCACGATGCAGTTTGCGCGGCAGCGCTGCAAGACGAGATGCGCTCGTAA
- a CDS encoding MaoC family dehydratase has protein sequence MKSYDTLNELQHLVGEQIGSSDWLTIDQTRINTFADATGDHQWIHVDAERAKSGPFGTPIAHGFLTLSLLPAFFSTAFEIRNIKMGVNYGLNKVRFLKPVPVNSRLRAHFKLQSWEPIENNGAQTIFEMSVEMEGASKPVCVAESILRQFA, from the coding sequence ATGAAGAGTTACGACACCCTCAATGAGCTGCAACACTTGGTAGGCGAACAGATCGGCTCCAGCGACTGGCTCACGATCGACCAGACACGCATCAACACCTTTGCCGACGCCACCGGCGACCACCAGTGGATTCACGTCGATGCAGAGCGCGCGAAATCCGGTCCGTTCGGCACGCCAATCGCACACGGCTTCCTGACCCTCTCCCTGTTGCCGGCCTTTTTCTCGACAGCCTTCGAGATCCGCAACATCAAGATGGGCGTGAACTACGGCCTGAACAAAGTACGCTTCCTGAAACCGGTGCCGGTCAACAGCCGCCTGCGCGCCCATTTCAAGTTGCAGTCGTGGGAGCCGATTGAAAATAACGGAGCACAAACGATTTTCGAGATGTCGGTCGAGATGGAAGGGGCAAGCAAACCCGTCTGCGTCGCCGAATCGATCCTGCGCCAATTTGCTTAA
- a CDS encoding SDR family NAD(P)-dependent oxidoreductase: MTIRFDGRVAIVTGAGNGLGRVHALGLAARGAKVVINDFGGARDGKGGSSEAALKVVEEIRAAGGTAIANGANVTDFEQVKAMVEQAKAEFGRVDVLINNAGILRDKTLSKVEMADFQAVVDVHLMGAVYCTKAVWEIMREQNYGRILMTSSASGLFGNFGQSNYAAAKMAVVGFMNALSIEGKKNDIRVNTIAPIAATRMTNDVLPEAMLERIRPEQVTPAALFLVSENAPTKTILSAGGGVFTATQLVDTAPVYFSDKELSPEALEANFAKIANWNTARPYADSNAQVQALIEKAIKSMQA, translated from the coding sequence ATGACAATTCGTTTTGACGGCCGTGTGGCCATTGTGACTGGTGCGGGTAATGGCTTGGGCCGTGTGCACGCTTTGGGCCTGGCCGCCCGCGGCGCCAAGGTGGTGATTAACGATTTCGGCGGCGCCCGTGATGGCAAGGGCGGCTCTTCCGAAGCGGCACTGAAGGTGGTCGAAGAGATCCGCGCTGCCGGCGGTACCGCAATCGCCAACGGCGCCAACGTCACCGACTTCGAACAGGTCAAGGCGATGGTCGAACAAGCCAAAGCCGAGTTTGGCCGCGTCGACGTGCTGATCAACAACGCCGGCATCCTGCGCGACAAGACCTTGTCCAAGGTCGAAATGGCCGACTTCCAGGCCGTGGTTGATGTACACCTGATGGGGGCGGTGTACTGCACCAAGGCGGTGTGGGAAATCATGCGCGAGCAGAATTACGGCCGTATCCTGATGACGAGTTCGGCGTCCGGCCTGTTCGGCAACTTCGGCCAGTCCAACTATGCTGCTGCCAAAATGGCGGTGGTTGGCTTCATGAACGCGCTCTCCATCGAAGGCAAGAAGAACGACATCCGCGTCAACACCATCGCGCCGATCGCCGCGACCCGTATGACGAACGACGTGCTCCCGGAAGCCATGCTCGAGCGCATCAGGCCGGAACAAGTGACACCGGCCGCCTTGTTCCTGGTCAGCGAAAACGCACCGACCAAGACCATCCTGTCTGCTGGCGGCGGCGTGTTCACGGCGACACAACTCGTGGACACCGCACCGGTGTACTTCTCCGACAAGGAATTGTCGCCGGAAGCCCTGGAAGCGAACTTTGCGAAGATCGCCAACTGGAACACCGCACGTCCCTACGCCGACTCTAACGCGCAGGTGCAAGCTCTGATTGAAAAAGCCATCAAGAGCATGCAGGCTTAA
- a CDS encoding CaiB/BaiF CoA transferase family protein — translation MTRTQSGPLAGLRILEIAGIGPGPFCGMLLADLGADVVVVDRLQAGAEDLDIGKHAIQNRGKRSIAVDLKKKEGVETVLALVESCDALLEGMRPGVMERLGLGPDVCLARNPKLVFGRMTGWGQTGPLSHAAGHDLNYIGLSGALWWSGQPGEAPMAPPSLVGDVGGGAMYLAVGVLAGVMSARATGKGQVVDAAIVDGSAHMMNLMLGLKSAGQLPNERGRGILDGPHWYRSYRCADGNFITVGSLEPRFYRILLDKLGLTEDTNYAKQNEVNAWPRLHERFSVLFSTRTRDEWCALLEGTDACFAPVLNPDEAALHPHMVARNVYSTIDGVLQANPAPRFSGTPLSQPRPIPQRGQDADAVLNAWLKDR, via the coding sequence ATGACTCGAACTCAAAGCGGGCCCTTGGCAGGCTTGCGCATTCTGGAAATCGCCGGAATCGGCCCGGGACCGTTCTGCGGCATGTTGCTCGCGGATCTGGGCGCCGACGTGGTGGTGGTTGACCGTCTGCAGGCCGGCGCGGAAGATCTTGATATTGGCAAGCATGCGATCCAGAACCGCGGCAAGCGTTCGATTGCGGTGGATCTAAAAAAGAAAGAGGGCGTCGAGACTGTCCTGGCGCTGGTGGAAAGCTGCGACGCGCTGCTCGAAGGCATGCGCCCCGGCGTGATGGAACGTTTGGGTCTGGGACCCGACGTATGCTTGGCGCGCAATCCCAAACTGGTCTTTGGCCGCATGACCGGCTGGGGCCAAACGGGGCCTTTGTCGCATGCCGCCGGTCACGATCTCAACTACATCGGCTTGTCGGGCGCATTGTGGTGGTCCGGCCAACCCGGCGAAGCGCCGATGGCACCGCCCAGCCTGGTTGGCGACGTCGGCGGTGGCGCAATGTATCTTGCGGTAGGTGTGCTGGCTGGGGTGATGAGCGCGCGTGCGACAGGCAAGGGCCAGGTTGTCGACGCGGCCATCGTGGACGGTAGCGCCCATATGATGAACCTGATGCTGGGCCTGAAGTCGGCCGGCCAGTTGCCGAACGAGCGCGGGCGCGGCATTCTCGACGGTCCGCACTGGTATCGCAGCTATCGCTGCGCGGACGGAAATTTCATCACCGTCGGCTCGCTCGAACCACGCTTCTATCGCATCCTGCTGGACAAGCTCGGTCTGACTGAAGACACCAACTATGCAAAACAAAATGAGGTGAATGCCTGGCCGCGGCTGCATGAGCGCTTCTCCGTACTATTCTCAACGCGGACCCGTGACGAGTGGTGCGCGTTGCTGGAAGGTACCGACGCCTGCTTTGCACCGGTATTGAATCCGGACGAGGCGGCATTGCATCCGCACATGGTTGCCCGCAATGTCTACAGCACCATTGATGGCGTATTGCAGGCGAATCCGGCACCTCGTTTCTCCGGTACGCCGTTGTCGCAGCCTCGCCCCATCCCGCAGCGCGGCCAGGACGCCGATGCAGTGCTGAACGCTTGGTTGAAAGACCGCTGA
- a CDS encoding SDR family oxidoreductase, giving the protein MHYQSIFKPELFDGKVVIVTGGGSGIGRCAAHELAWLGAHVVIVGRNPDKLAKVKAEIEAEGRLVSSHACDIRDEVAVGTVVEAVLAAQGRIDGLVNNAGGQFFSPLKDISTKGFEAVVRNNLVGGFIFMREVYTRWMEQHGGSIVNITADMWNGLPGVAHSGSARAGMTSLTESAACEWAASGVRVNSVAPGMIASSGFDNYTGEAVSKILDFPKAVPVQRYGTVAEVSAAIVFLLSPAAAFITGSCIRVDGGGPNARSSWKLQVHDKSVPFDGFHLDALPDLLKNDR; this is encoded by the coding sequence TTGCATTACCAATCAATTTTCAAGCCCGAGTTGTTTGACGGGAAGGTCGTCATCGTGACGGGGGGCGGCAGCGGCATCGGCCGTTGCGCTGCACATGAGCTCGCATGGCTGGGAGCGCACGTTGTTATCGTTGGCCGCAATCCCGACAAGTTGGCAAAGGTGAAAGCAGAGATCGAGGCCGAAGGTCGTCTCGTTTCCTCTCATGCATGCGATATTCGCGACGAGGTTGCGGTGGGCACCGTTGTCGAAGCGGTACTGGCAGCACAAGGTCGCATCGATGGCCTGGTCAACAATGCCGGAGGGCAGTTTTTTTCGCCACTTAAGGACATCTCGACCAAGGGATTCGAAGCGGTAGTGCGCAACAATCTTGTCGGCGGTTTCATCTTCATGCGGGAGGTCTACACGCGTTGGATGGAACAGCATGGCGGGTCGATCGTGAACATCACTGCCGACATGTGGAACGGCTTGCCCGGCGTTGCCCACTCGGGCTCGGCCCGGGCCGGCATGACTTCGCTGACTGAAAGCGCAGCCTGCGAGTGGGCAGCCTCTGGTGTGCGCGTGAACAGCGTGGCACCAGGAATGATCGCTTCCAGCGGCTTCGATAACTATACCGGCGAAGCCGTTTCAAAGATTCTCGATTTTCCCAAGGCAGTGCCGGTACAACGCTACGGCACCGTGGCCGAGGTATCGGCGGCCATCGTGTTCTTGCTGTCACCGGCGGCGGCGTTCATCACCGGTAGTTGCATCCGTGTCGATGGCGGCGGGCCGAACGCGCGAAGCTCCTGGAAACTGCAGGTGCACGACAAAAGCGTGCCGTTTGACGGCTTTCACCTGGACGCGTTGCCGGACTTGCTGAAGAACGACCGCTAA
- a CDS encoding AMP-binding protein — protein sequence MNDNMNDNKLGTLVHCFLHWERTQPDAIYLTEPMPDGRVVDYTWKEVGDQARRMAAYLQSLDLPPQSAISIVGKNSAHWMIADIAIWMAGHISVPLYPTVNADTAQYVFEHANTRLVIIGKLDGKTDGWNEIQKVVPPNVPMIGLPLSPSLPNVRQWEALAAEVQPLQAVHLPAPDQLATIIYTSGSTGRPKGVMHSFRTILAYATRSGEFCGFTPSDRVLSYLPLAHTAERSFVESNSLCHGFRVYFNDSLATFPQDLQRARPTVFISMPRLWTKFYQGVCAKLPPAQQELLFTQSPQADAMKKQILTMLGLDATRIAFTGSAPLPQEITNWYRTLGLELLDVYGMTENFSYSHYSRPGQVRLGYSGQAMPGVECRIADNGEILIKAPTMMLGYYKQAELTVESMTEDGFFKTGDRGELDEIGRLKITGRVKEIFKTSKGKYVAPAPIENKLGHPKVEAVCVTGPALPQPFALLMLGLDARKELQDPKTREKLHTELQGMLERVNALSEDHEKLAFVVVVKDFWTTDNGFLTPTMKIKRSVIEECYLPKAQGWSDLGQTVIVEAD from the coding sequence ATGAACGACAATATGAACGACAATAAGTTGGGCACTTTGGTTCACTGCTTCCTGCACTGGGAGCGGACCCAGCCTGATGCAATTTATCTCACCGAACCCATGCCTGACGGGCGGGTCGTGGACTATACCTGGAAGGAAGTCGGCGACCAGGCGCGACGCATGGCGGCCTATCTGCAATCTCTCGATCTGCCGCCGCAAAGCGCCATCTCGATCGTCGGCAAGAACAGCGCGCACTGGATGATTGCCGATATCGCGATCTGGATGGCCGGGCATATCTCGGTGCCGCTGTATCCGACCGTAAATGCCGACACCGCGCAATACGTTTTCGAGCACGCCAATACGCGCCTGGTGATTATCGGCAAGCTCGATGGCAAGACGGACGGCTGGAACGAAATCCAGAAGGTGGTGCCGCCGAACGTGCCGATGATCGGCCTGCCGCTATCTCCCTCCTTGCCGAATGTACGGCAATGGGAGGCCCTCGCTGCCGAGGTACAGCCGCTGCAAGCGGTGCATTTGCCGGCACCGGATCAACTTGCCACCATCATCTACACCTCGGGCAGCACCGGCCGGCCCAAGGGTGTCATGCACAGCTTCCGCACGATATTGGCCTACGCGACGAGGTCAGGGGAGTTTTGCGGATTCACCCCGAGCGATCGCGTGCTGTCCTATCTGCCGCTGGCGCACACGGCTGAACGTTCCTTCGTCGAATCGAATTCCTTGTGCCACGGCTTTCGTGTCTACTTCAACGACAGCCTGGCGACCTTCCCGCAGGACTTGCAGCGCGCACGTCCCACGGTCTTCATCTCGATGCCGCGCTTGTGGACCAAGTTTTACCAGGGCGTCTGCGCCAAACTGCCGCCCGCACAGCAGGAACTGCTCTTCACCCAGTCGCCGCAAGCCGACGCCATGAAGAAGCAAATTCTGACCATGTTGGGACTGGACGCAACCAGGATTGCCTTTACCGGATCGGCGCCGCTGCCGCAGGAAATTACCAACTGGTATCGCACCCTGGGCCTTGAGCTGTTGGACGTGTATGGCATGACGGAGAACTTCTCGTATTCCCATTACAGCCGCCCGGGCCAGGTCCGGCTGGGCTATTCCGGACAGGCGATGCCGGGGGTGGAATGCCGCATCGCGGACAATGGCGAGATTCTGATCAAGGCTCCCACGATGATGCTGGGCTATTACAAGCAGGCCGAACTGACGGTGGAAAGCATGACGGAAGACGGCTTCTTCAAGACCGGCGACCGGGGAGAACTGGACGAGATCGGCCGCTTGAAGATCACCGGTCGGGTCAAGGAAATCTTCAAGACCAGCAAGGGCAAGTATGTCGCGCCCGCGCCTATCGAAAACAAGCTCGGCCATCCGAAAGTCGAGGCGGTATGCGTGACCGGGCCGGCATTGCCGCAGCCATTTGCTTTGTTGATGCTGGGCCTTGATGCACGCAAGGAGCTGCAAGATCCCAAGACCCGCGAAAAGCTGCACACGGAATTACAGGGCATGCTTGAACGCGTGAACGCCCTGTCGGAAGACCATGAAAAGCTGGCCTTCGTGGTCGTGGTGAAAGACTTCTGGACAACCGACAACGGCTTCCTGACCCCCACCATGAAGATCAAGCGCAGTGTCATCGAAGAATGCTATCTGCCCAAGGCGCAGGGCTGGTCGGATCTCGGCCAGACCGTGATCGTCGAAGCGGACTAA
- a CDS encoding AMP-binding protein, with the protein MKINFTQVMSQVAMRHADKEALVNIERKRRFTYRELHLFTNRVVNMMRERLQLRRGDTYLCILENDNLSLLHTWTVLKGEAGAVWTNFRDSIDEHRWQVGFIKPKVVFLENALLDRYFDMLHERGVTVVCMDPPTIARDGLHYFYDLLEGVPDADPGVESDSTRDILIYRFTGGTTGKSKCAQYTMDNWLACRDAYYAENETVFDADSRYLHMAPISHGSGFGMLPTLFKGGCTVTQNVADLKQWCRNLEAEKVTISGLVPTLLYWLLDLPEASSHDLSALRTVYYGAAPMSPSKLRQLQDRFGNIFLQIYGSTECLQPAATLCKADHLGADPKLLASAGRVSPTVELRVMDEAGNSVPAGATGEVWIRSRATISGYFNNHEGTAAEFCNGFWKSGDLGYLDEQGFLYIVDRKKDMIISGGFNVYAVEVEAALNSHPAVAMSAVVGVPHEEWGEAVHAEIVLKAGASALVEDLIDHVKGSIGRFKAPKTISFVEALPLSVVGKVLRRQVREKYWKDQKRQVG; encoded by the coding sequence ATGAAAATAAACTTCACACAGGTAATGAGCCAAGTTGCGATGCGCCATGCTGACAAAGAGGCGCTAGTCAACATCGAGCGCAAGCGCCGCTTTACGTATCGCGAGTTGCATCTATTTACGAATCGCGTCGTGAACATGATGCGCGAGCGCCTGCAGTTGCGCCGCGGCGACACGTACCTGTGCATCCTCGAGAACGACAACCTCTCCCTGCTGCACACCTGGACTGTGCTCAAGGGCGAAGCGGGTGCAGTCTGGACCAATTTCCGCGACTCTATCGATGAACACCGCTGGCAGGTGGGGTTCATCAAACCTAAAGTGGTGTTCCTGGAGAATGCACTGCTGGATCGCTATTTCGACATGCTGCACGAGCGCGGCGTGACGGTAGTCTGTATGGATCCGCCAACGATCGCACGCGACGGATTGCACTACTTTTATGATTTGCTCGAAGGCGTCCCCGATGCCGATCCCGGCGTTGAAAGCGACTCTACCCGCGACATCCTGATCTACCGCTTCACCGGCGGTACCACCGGCAAAAGCAAGTGCGCGCAGTACACGATGGACAATTGGCTGGCCTGTCGGGATGCCTACTATGCGGAGAACGAAACGGTATTCGATGCCGATTCGCGCTACTTGCACATGGCCCCCATCAGCCACGGTTCGGGCTTCGGCATGCTGCCGACCTTGTTCAAGGGAGGCTGTACGGTAACGCAGAACGTGGCGGACCTGAAGCAATGGTGCCGCAATTTGGAGGCGGAGAAAGTCACGATTTCAGGGCTCGTGCCAACGCTGTTGTACTGGCTCCTCGATTTGCCGGAGGCAAGCAGTCATGACCTCTCGGCGCTGCGTACCGTCTACTATGGTGCCGCGCCGATGAGCCCGAGCAAACTCAGGCAACTGCAGGATCGTTTCGGCAACATCTTCCTGCAGATCTACGGTTCGACCGAATGCCTGCAGCCGGCGGCCACGCTGTGCAAGGCCGACCACCTTGGCGCCGATCCCAAGCTTCTCGCATCGGCTGGAAGGGTATCCCCCACCGTCGAACTGCGCGTCATGGACGAAGCCGGCAATTCGGTTCCGGCAGGGGCGACGGGAGAAGTCTGGATTCGCTCTCGCGCCACTATCTCAGGGTACTTCAATAATCACGAAGGAACGGCGGCCGAATTTTGCAACGGCTTCTGGAAGTCGGGCGACCTTGGCTATCTCGATGAACAAGGCTTTCTCTATATCGTCGATCGCAAGAAGGACATGATCATCAGCGGCGGCTTCAACGTCTATGCGGTCGAGGTGGAGGCAGCGCTCAATTCCCATCCGGCGGTCGCCATGTCGGCGGTGGTGGGCGTGCCGCATGAGGAATGGGGCGAAGCCGTGCATGCCGAAATCGTGCTGAAGGCGGGTGCATCGGCACTTGTGGAGGATTTGATTGATCACGTGAAGGGCAGCATTGGCCGGTTCAAGGCGCCCAAGACAATCAGCTTCGTTGAAGCATTGCCACTCAGTGTCGTTGGCAAGGTACTGCGCCGGCAAGTGCGTGAGAAGTACTGGAAGGACCAGAAAAGGCAAGTCGGCTAA
- a CDS encoding enoyl-CoA hydratase-related protein — protein sequence MDFELILVEVTDGLAVLTLNQPAIHNGLDEHVCLEIMTALDQLILRDDVRALILTGAGKSFCAGAKLGDPAKLAGSDASFGQRGAQMMEERYNAVVLALQRFPFPIVAALNGAAAGAGISLALAADIVLAARSAYLLAPFLPRLGLVPDMGATWYLPQHVGRARAMGLMLLGDRLPAEKAVDWGLIWSCVDDEALMHEARSIAHRLAKAPAHSALESRRALDTAAEQSLAAQLDYEKERQRELLDLPSFQEGLQAFLEKREPIFKR from the coding sequence ATGGATTTCGAATTGATCCTGGTTGAAGTGACGGACGGGCTGGCGGTGCTGACGCTGAACCAGCCGGCAATACACAATGGCCTGGACGAGCACGTCTGCCTTGAAATCATGACAGCGCTTGATCAGTTGATCTTGCGCGATGACGTTCGCGCTTTGATTCTGACGGGGGCAGGCAAGTCCTTTTGCGCCGGCGCCAAGCTGGGCGATCCAGCCAAGCTGGCCGGGAGCGATGCATCCTTCGGTCAGCGCGGCGCACAGATGATGGAGGAACGGTACAACGCCGTCGTCCTTGCTCTGCAACGATTCCCGTTCCCCATCGTCGCTGCACTCAACGGCGCAGCGGCTGGGGCCGGTATCAGCCTTGCCTTGGCTGCCGATATCGTGCTTGCCGCACGGTCCGCCTACTTACTTGCACCTTTCCTGCCGCGCTTGGGCCTCGTACCCGATATGGGCGCGACCTGGTACTTGCCGCAGCATGTCGGACGCGCACGCGCAATGGGCTTGATGTTGCTGGGCGATCGTCTTCCTGCGGAAAAAGCCGTTGATTGGGGATTGATCTGGTCTTGCGTTGACGACGAGGCGCTGATGCATGAAGCGAGAAGCATTGCGCACCGGCTGGCAAAGGCACCCGCACACAGCGCACTCGAATCCCGTCGCGCGCTCGATACCGCTGCCGAACAAAGCCTTGCCGCGCAACTCGATTACGAAAAGGAACGGCAGCGCGAATTGCTTGATTTGCCTTCCTTCCAGGAGGGCCTACAGGCATTTCTTGAGAAGCGAGAGCCGATTTTCAAAAGATAA